Proteins from one Bacteroides zhangwenhongii genomic window:
- a CDS encoding DUF4925 domain-containing protein encodes MKKISILMTGFLVITLSLLTSCDNDHYGPAPVDVTANYSNKLSNPNPNLILTYNGETMIGKSVDFSTVTGETAIVTLYDILPGEKELKMVSIPLSGDEEGYSFSGSGMGENTLTSFRYEGRVTKGQLTLNISNLHMGNAELWANTYKLPTVINGIKRIVVGDIWGDEYTWQEVDGQVLNASCYFYADIEASESGATTQTWGNAIQNILSYILPQVLQDITLRADGNITASYSNEPLSGLDMETIFGFLSVPLTQDMITPHIANRKYIPSPKGFANWHQKNDKFILKLNLANIISQIASDKHIDANIINAIIDAISQMDPMKLKELLTTLNQSLNNDTLGFLININDTSFKALFNWLTTGIPMLVTSKEGHTHIYLDKEEFTPIAKLLPDLSPLVISMLPEDMQALGSIISAFLDGISKAFLSPQKIEFGLELVQSNKK; translated from the coding sequence ATGAAAAAGATATCTATTTTAATGACAGGCTTCCTTGTCATAACGCTCAGTTTACTGACATCTTGTGATAATGATCATTACGGACCGGCTCCGGTAGATGTGACAGCTAATTATTCAAACAAGCTATCAAATCCCAATCCAAACTTAATTCTTACCTATAATGGAGAAACGATGATTGGAAAATCTGTAGACTTTAGTACTGTAACCGGAGAAACAGCTATTGTTACTCTTTATGATATTTTACCGGGAGAGAAAGAATTAAAAATGGTATCCATCCCTCTTTCCGGAGATGAGGAAGGATATTCTTTTTCCGGGAGTGGAATGGGAGAGAACACTTTAACCTCCTTTAGATACGAAGGGCGTGTCACAAAAGGGCAGTTAACATTAAATATATCCAATCTTCACATGGGTAATGCTGAGTTATGGGCAAACACCTACAAACTACCTACAGTTATTAACGGTATCAAAAGGATTGTAGTGGGGGATATATGGGGAGATGAATATACATGGCAAGAAGTTGATGGACAAGTTTTAAATGCATCATGCTATTTTTATGCAGACATAGAAGCTTCAGAAAGCGGAGCCACAACTCAGACATGGGGTAATGCAATTCAAAACATTTTAAGCTATATCTTACCACAAGTTTTACAAGATATAACTTTAAGAGCAGATGGAAATATAACAGCCTCCTATTCTAATGAACCACTATCAGGACTAGATATGGAAACTATTTTTGGCTTTCTCTCAGTTCCACTGACACAAGATATGATCACTCCTCATATTGCTAATCGCAAATACATTCCATCTCCTAAAGGGTTTGCTAACTGGCATCAGAAAAATGACAAGTTTATATTAAAATTAAACTTAGCCAATATAATTTCTCAAATAGCTAGCGACAAGCATATAGATGCAAATATAATTAATGCAATCATTGATGCTATCTCTCAAATGGATCCGATGAAATTGAAAGAACTACTAACTACCCTTAATCAAAGTCTAAACAACGACACACTTGGATTTCTGATCAATATCAATGATACCTCTTTCAAAGCACTTTTTAATTGGTTAACTACAGGAATTCCAATGCTTGTTACCTCAAAAGAGGGGCACACTCATATTTATTTAGATAAAGAAGAATTTACTCCTATAGCTAAATTACTTCCAGACTTGAGTCCATTAGTAATTAGTATGCTTCCAGAGGATATGCAAGCATTAGGAAGCATAATCTCTGCGTTTTTAGATGGAATTTCGAAAGCTTTCCTTTCGCCCCAAAAAATCGAATTTGGTTTAGAGCTTGTACAAAGCAATAAAAAATAA
- a CDS encoding TonB-dependent receptor, with product MKKLHILTLLISLIGFGNSFAQTLKGHIYDAKTNEPLVGAAVTYKLHGNQGVVSNINGEYEIKLPEGGVDLVFSYVGYEDVLMPIVINKREIVTKDVYMKESTKLLEEVVVSAGRFEQKLSDVTVSMDVVKSGDIARQAPTDISSTLRTLPGVDIVDKQPSMRGGSGWTYGVGARSQILVDGMSTLNPKTGEINWNTVPLENVEQVEVIKGASSVLYGSSALNGIINIRTARPGLTPKTRFSAYVGVYGDAENDEYQWSDKSFWKEDKYAVKPILRGSLLSGVRNPIYEGFDLSHSRRIGNFDVSGGINLFTDEGYREQGYNKRFRMGGSLTYHQPDMGMKLLNYGFNVDFLSNQYGDFFIWRSPTEVYKPSPFTNMGREENNFHIDPFINYVNPENGTSHKIKGRFYYSADNIIRPTNGASITDILGNMGTDAQTIQNIAGGDYSSLYPALVGIGSGLINGNLENAMNGIFTSLGNIFPNATTADYCDLISWTMDHGLPADLDKLIQDDKLPSDLVPWLSNVINPSRINPKTQTDKNFDYYLDYQFNKKWNSGAQITTGVTFEHIRYDSAVMDEIYKSDNIAAFLQYDQRFWDRLSVSAGVRAEYYRVNSHHREAETKIFGTKVPFRPVFRAGLNYQLADYSFIRASFGQGYRNPSINEKYLRKDIGGVGIYPNLDIKPEKGFNAELGFKQGYKVGNLQGFVDLAGFYTQYKDMVEFQFGLFNNANYTMINSIGDAIQMLSDGKGFGIGAQFHNVSKAQIYGIEISTNGVYNFNKNTKLFYNLGYVYTEPRDADYQERNAVEGLYTDPLQMKEKSNTGKYLKYRPKHSFKATVDFQWKRINVGANIAWKSKILAVDYLMMDERDKQQKDLMDYVRGILFGYSKGETLATYWKKHNTDYATVDLRFGVKATKEVAFQFMVNNLLNKEYSYRPMAVAAPRTFVLKMDVTF from the coding sequence ATGAAAAAACTACATATCCTAACTTTATTAATTAGTCTTATTGGATTTGGGAATAGTTTTGCCCAAACCCTTAAAGGACATATATACGATGCAAAGACCAATGAACCATTGGTAGGAGCAGCCGTCACTTATAAGCTTCACGGCAATCAGGGAGTAGTATCCAACATCAACGGAGAATATGAAATCAAACTTCCAGAAGGAGGAGTTGACCTTGTTTTCAGTTATGTAGGTTATGAAGATGTGCTAATGCCTATTGTGATCAATAAACGTGAAATTGTCACCAAAGACGTCTATATGAAAGAAAGCACCAAGCTACTGGAAGAAGTAGTGGTCAGTGCAGGACGTTTTGAGCAGAAGTTGAGCGATGTTACCGTCTCTATGGATGTAGTCAAATCAGGAGATATTGCCCGCCAGGCACCGACAGATATCTCCTCTACCCTTCGTACACTTCCCGGAGTAGATATTGTAGATAAACAGCCTTCCATGCGTGGTGGTAGCGGATGGACCTACGGAGTAGGTGCACGTAGCCAAATTCTGGTAGACGGAATGAGTACACTCAACCCTAAAACCGGAGAAATAAATTGGAACACCGTACCTCTAGAAAATGTAGAACAAGTGGAAGTGATAAAAGGAGCTTCTTCGGTACTATATGGTTCGTCAGCACTGAATGGTATTATCAATATCCGTACCGCCCGGCCGGGACTAACTCCGAAAACCAGGTTCAGTGCTTACGTCGGTGTATATGGTGATGCAGAAAATGATGAATATCAATGGAGCGACAAGAGCTTTTGGAAAGAGGATAAATACGCAGTGAAACCTATCTTGCGTGGAAGCCTTCTTAGTGGTGTACGCAATCCTATTTACGAAGGATTCGACCTTTCCCACTCCCGCCGTATCGGTAATTTCGACGTTAGCGGAGGTATTAATCTCTTCACCGACGAAGGATATCGCGAACAAGGATACAACAAACGTTTCCGGATGGGTGGGAGCCTGACCTATCATCAGCCGGATATGGGTATGAAACTGTTGAACTATGGATTCAATGTTGACTTCCTGTCCAACCAATATGGAGATTTCTTTATCTGGCGTTCGCCGACAGAAGTATACAAGCCATCTCCTTTCACCAACATGGGACGTGAAGAAAATAACTTCCATATCGACCCTTTCATCAACTATGTGAATCCGGAGAACGGTACATCACATAAGATTAAAGGCCGCTTCTATTATAGTGCCGACAACATTATACGCCCCACCAACGGAGCCTCCATTACCGATATTCTAGGGAATATGGGAACCGATGCCCAAACAATACAGAATATAGCAGGAGGTGATTACAGTTCACTTTACCCGGCATTAGTTGGCATTGGTTCAGGACTTATCAATGGAAATCTGGAAAATGCAATGAATGGAATATTCACTTCATTAGGAAATATATTCCCGAATGCAACAACCGCCGACTATTGCGACTTAATCTCATGGACTATGGATCACGGGCTGCCCGCTGATTTAGACAAACTGATACAGGATGATAAATTGCCCAGTGATCTCGTTCCTTGGCTATCTAATGTTATTAATCCGTCACGCATTAATCCGAAAACACAGACGGACAAGAATTTCGACTATTACCTCGACTACCAATTTAATAAAAAATGGAACAGTGGTGCGCAAATCACTACGGGGGTTACATTCGAACATATCCGCTATGATTCTGCCGTAATGGATGAGATATATAAAAGTGACAACATTGCCGCTTTCCTGCAATATGACCAACGTTTTTGGGACCGTCTGAGCGTATCGGCCGGTGTACGTGCCGAATACTACCGCGTAAACAGCCATCACCGAGAGGCGGAAACAAAAATATTCGGAACAAAGGTCCCCTTCCGTCCTGTTTTCCGTGCCGGATTAAATTATCAATTGGCTGATTACAGTTTTATCCGTGCCAGCTTCGGACAGGGATACCGCAACCCGTCCATCAATGAAAAATACCTGCGTAAAGATATCGGTGGAGTCGGTATCTATCCTAATCTGGACATCAAACCGGAAAAGGGATTTAATGCGGAATTAGGATTCAAACAGGGATATAAAGTCGGCAATCTGCAAGGATTTGTAGACCTTGCAGGATTCTATACGCAATATAAAGATATGGTTGAATTCCAGTTCGGTTTGTTCAACAATGCCAACTATACGATGATCAACAGTATTGGCGATGCCATTCAGATGTTGTCAGACGGTAAAGGCTTTGGAATCGGTGCCCAATTTCATAATGTATCGAAAGCACAAATCTACGGTATTGAAATCTCTACAAACGGTGTGTACAACTTCAATAAAAATACAAAACTATTCTATAACTTAGGATATGTATATACCGAACCTCGTGATGCTGATTATCAGGAACGCAATGCCGTAGAAGGACTTTATACCGACCCGTTACAGATGAAGGAGAAATCAAATACGGGAAAATATCTGAAATACCGTCCTAAACATAGCTTTAAAGCTACGGTAGATTTCCAGTGGAAGCGTATCAATGTAGGTGCCAACATTGCATGGAAGAGTAAAATTCTCGCAGTAGACTATTTGATGATGGACGAACGTGATAAACAGCAGAAAGATCTGATGGACTATGTACGCGGTATTCTCTTCGGCTATTCAAAAGGCGAGACACTGGCTACTTACTGGAAAAAACACAATACGGATTATGCTACCGTCGACCTGCGTTTTGGAGTAAAAGCAACCAAAGAAGTAGCGTTCCAATTTATGGTAAATAACCTATTGAACAAAGAATACAGCTATCGTCCTATGGCGGTTGCCGCTCCACGCACTTTCGTACTGAAAATGGATGTCACTTTCTAA